In one Streptomyces sp. T12 genomic region, the following are encoded:
- a CDS encoding APC family permease, translating to MPDPGAVGPSSTSGPVGGAPQRLRGGVLGMADIAAATMANVGPAMSFFFGFAFLATTAGVASPLTIVAAGVAVALLGNTLAEFSRAHPSAGSFTTFVGRTFGPVSAVTTALLAGLGYIIAMASVIAISGGFVQITLHHYTGVDLPWIIWTLLLTGLSVVLMLRGIVVSTKWAGYFFGVEMLVLVVVSVATLIEHRGNLSTTPFQPDHLTHGLKGLAAGFPLAVYLFIGWENSAALAEETENPRRNVGRAVFSSVAIMTVSYILFSYATVTGFGYDVERLGASPIPFIDVAHHTLGALALLAYVGGLTSTLGVLIAGINSQARLVFNAGREGLLPSFFGYVHPIRRTPNNAIVTFAVTALLIIGGWGLGHLLGSDGGSMNPVVFFTESSSLGAILILLVYLASNIALPLYYRRYRPQEFRTVRHLVLPAIGALAILVPLYYLAKPGQPAPYSWFPYAALATLLAAVGYATLLVRRDPGLAERVGSVVADAE from the coding sequence ATGCCGGACCCCGGAGCTGTCGGCCCGTCGTCGACGTCGGGCCCCGTCGGCGGCGCGCCCCAGCGGCTGCGCGGCGGCGTCCTCGGCATGGCGGACATCGCCGCCGCCACGATGGCCAACGTCGGCCCAGCGATGAGCTTCTTCTTCGGCTTCGCCTTCCTGGCCACCACCGCGGGGGTCGCATCGCCGCTGACCATCGTGGCGGCGGGGGTGGCGGTCGCACTGCTCGGCAACACGTTGGCCGAGTTCTCCCGGGCCCACCCCTCGGCGGGCAGCTTCACCACCTTTGTCGGCCGGACGTTCGGGCCGGTCAGCGCGGTGACCACGGCCCTGCTGGCCGGACTCGGCTACATCATCGCGATGGCCTCGGTGATCGCGATCTCGGGCGGCTTCGTGCAGATCACCCTGCACCACTACACGGGTGTGGACCTGCCGTGGATCATCTGGACGCTGCTGCTGACCGGGCTGTCGGTGGTACTGATGCTGCGCGGGATCGTGGTCTCCACCAAGTGGGCCGGCTACTTCTTCGGCGTGGAGATGCTGGTGCTCGTCGTAGTGTCGGTCGCGACGCTCATCGAGCACCGTGGCAACCTCTCCACCACCCCGTTCCAGCCTGACCACCTCACCCACGGCCTCAAAGGGCTGGCGGCCGGCTTCCCGCTCGCGGTGTACCTGTTCATCGGCTGGGAGAACTCGGCCGCACTCGCCGAGGAGACGGAGAACCCACGGCGCAACGTCGGCCGCGCCGTGTTCTCCTCCGTCGCGATCATGACCGTGAGCTACATCCTCTTCTCCTACGCCACGGTGACCGGCTTCGGCTACGACGTGGAGCGGCTCGGCGCCTCCCCGATCCCCTTCATCGACGTCGCCCACCACACGCTCGGCGCGCTGGCGCTCCTCGCCTATGTCGGCGGCCTGACCTCCACCCTGGGCGTACTGATCGCGGGCATCAACTCCCAGGCCCGCCTGGTGTTCAACGCGGGACGCGAGGGACTGCTGCCGTCCTTCTTCGGCTACGTCCACCCCATCCGTCGTACGCCGAACAACGCGATCGTCACCTTCGCCGTCACCGCACTGCTGATCATCGGAGGCTGGGGCCTGGGCCATCTGCTCGGGTCCGACGGCGGTTCGATGAACCCGGTGGTCTTCTTCACGGAGTCGTCGAGCCTGGGCGCCATTCTGATCCTGCTGGTCTATCTCGCGTCCAACATCGCGCTACCGCTGTACTACCGCAGATACCGCCCCCAGGAGTTCCGGACCGTCCGCCACCTCGTGCTGCCCGCGATCGGCGCCCTCGCCATCCTGGTCCCGCTCTACTACCTCGCCAAGCCCGGCCAGCCCGCCCCGTACAGCTGGTTCCCCTACGCGGCCCTGGCCACCCTGCTCGCAGCCGTCGGCTACGCGACCCTCCTGGTCCGCCGTGACCCCGGCCTGGCCGAGCGGGTGGGCTCGGTCGTCGCCGACGCGGAGTGA
- a CDS encoding FadR/GntR family transcriptional regulator — protein sequence MVNAAGKFGPYNQPVPARSAPVGGAWDTRVLAGRGPTGAELVRSRIALRVRLRSVAPGDRLPDAGVLAEELGISEITVRRALEAMCQDGLLDRRRGRAGGTFVAADWDAVVAVLHDADEAAALESFHLLLECGLVAHNTGEVPDGRLDGLRALVEEMDLVEDPARLLELETRFHLGLAEALGGAGIREFAADLLGRQCLLGPAPDPAVVRARNRCHADLLDELTRGAMDPAVHAVKAHRHAGLH from the coding sequence GTGGTGAATGCAGCGGGCAAGTTCGGTCCCTACAACCAGCCGGTGCCCGCGCGGTCCGCGCCGGTCGGCGGGGCATGGGACACCCGCGTCCTGGCCGGCCGGGGCCCCACGGGAGCGGAGCTCGTCCGGTCCAGGATCGCCCTGCGGGTCCGCCTGAGGTCCGTGGCGCCGGGAGACCGGTTGCCGGACGCGGGCGTCCTCGCCGAGGAACTGGGAATCAGTGAGATCACCGTGCGCCGCGCGCTGGAGGCCATGTGCCAGGACGGCCTGCTCGACCGCCGGCGGGGCCGGGCGGGCGGGACCTTCGTCGCCGCCGACTGGGACGCGGTCGTCGCCGTACTGCACGACGCCGACGAGGCGGCCGCGTTGGAATCCTTCCATCTGCTGCTCGAATGCGGTCTCGTGGCGCACAACACGGGCGAGGTCCCGGACGGGCGACTCGACGGGCTGCGGGCACTGGTCGAGGAGATGGACCTGGTCGAGGATCCGGCCCGGCTGCTGGAGCTGGAGACCCGCTTCCACCTCGGCCTCGCGGAGGCCCTCGGCGGCGCCGGGATCCGTGAGTTCGCGGCCGACCTGCTCGGCCGGCAGTGCCTGCTGGGGCCCGCGCCGGACCCCGCGGTCGTACGAGCCCGCAACCGCTGCCACGCCGACCTGCTCGACGAGCTCACCCGCGGCGCGATGGACCCGGCGGTACACGCGGTGAAGGCACACCGGCACGCCGGCCTGCACTGA